In Halogeometricum sp. S1BR25-6, a single genomic region encodes these proteins:
- the cobA gene encoding uroporphyrinogen-III C-methyltransferase — translation MVGKVYLVGSGPGDPDLLTVKAKRLLETADVVLHDKLPGPEILGAIPEGKREDVGKRAGGEWTPQEYTNRRMVELAREGKTVVRLKGGDPFVFGRGGEEMEHLASEEIPFEVVPGITSAIAGPGTAGIPVTHREYASSVSFVTGHEDPTKEESAIDWNALAATGGTIVVLMGVGGLPDYTKALLDAGKSPETPVALVERATRPEMRVATGTLEDIVAVRDESEIEPPAITVIGDVAGTRERVVEFLENRTGESGADGSRDPDADGRAESEGDDE, via the coding sequence ATGGTCGGGAAAGTCTATCTCGTCGGCAGCGGACCGGGCGACCCGGACTTGCTGACGGTGAAGGCGAAGCGACTGCTCGAAACCGCCGACGTGGTGCTGCACGACAAACTCCCCGGCCCGGAGATTCTCGGCGCGATTCCCGAGGGGAAGCGGGAGGACGTCGGTAAACGCGCGGGCGGCGAGTGGACCCCGCAGGAGTACACGAACCGCCGGATGGTGGAACTCGCGCGCGAGGGCAAGACCGTCGTGCGCCTGAAGGGCGGCGACCCGTTCGTGTTCGGCCGCGGCGGCGAGGAGATGGAGCACTTGGCTTCGGAGGAGATTCCGTTCGAGGTGGTGCCCGGCATCACCTCGGCCATCGCGGGTCCGGGAACGGCCGGCATCCCCGTCACCCATCGCGAGTACGCCTCTTCCGTCTCGTTCGTCACTGGTCACGAGGACCCGACGAAGGAGGAGTCGGCCATCGACTGGAACGCGTTGGCCGCCACCGGCGGCACCATCGTCGTCCTGATGGGCGTCGGCGGCCTGCCCGACTACACCAAGGCGCTCCTCGACGCCGGGAAGAGTCCCGAAACGCCCGTCGCCCTCGTCGAACGCGCGACGCGGCCGGAGATGCGCGTCGCCACCGGGACCTTGGAGGACATCGTCGCCGTGCGCGACGAGTCGGAGATAGAACCGCCGGCAATCACGGTCATCGGCGACGTGGCCGGGACGCGCGAGCGAGTAGTGGAGTTCTTGGAGAACCGGACGGGCGAGTCCGGTGCGGACGGAAGTAGGGACCCTGATGCCGACGGACGAGCCGAATCGGAGGGTGACGACGAGTGA
- a CDS encoding NifU family protein: MSTDATNADEDLKERVTNFLRRNFPQIQMHGGSAAIQHLDRETGEVTIMLGGACSGCGISPMTIQAIKSRMVKEIPEIETVNADTGMGGDGGHDGGMSPSFPGESSSDDGGSDEGPQAPF; encoded by the coding sequence ATGAGCACGGACGCGACCAACGCCGACGAGGACCTGAAAGAACGCGTGACAAACTTCCTGCGGCGTAACTTCCCGCAGATCCAGATGCACGGCGGGTCGGCCGCCATCCAGCACCTCGACCGCGAGACCGGCGAGGTCACCATCATGCTCGGCGGCGCCTGCTCGGGGTGCGGCATCTCCCCGATGACGATTCAGGCCATCAAGAGCCGAATGGTCAAAGAGATTCCCGAAATCGAGACGGTCAACGCCGACACCGGAATGGGCGGCGACGGCGGTCACGACGGCGGCATGTCCCCCTCGTTCCCCGGCGAGTCGAGTTCCGACGACGGCGGCAGCGACGAAGGCCCGCAGGCGCCCTTCTAA
- a CDS encoding uroporphyrinogen-III synthase — translation MSRQVRVAVFRPDDDRMRDAVELLDSLGATPVPDPMLAVEPTGATPEAGEYVVLTSKTGVELLAEAGWSPGDATLVCIGPSTAGNARDAGWTVDIVPEEYTSAGLVERLRDEVGGATVEVARSDHGSSVLLDGLREAGAEVYETVLYRLSAPEGAGQSTVMAAGGELEGVCFSSSLTVENFLAAAEARGVREEAIEGLNGAVVGVIGPPTRETAESYGIEVDVVPENADFEKLACAVVEAAAPTYRE, via the coding sequence GTGAGCCGGCAGGTCCGCGTGGCCGTCTTCCGCCCGGACGACGACCGGATGCGCGACGCCGTCGAACTGCTCGACTCCCTCGGCGCGACGCCGGTGCCGGACCCGATGCTCGCCGTCGAACCGACGGGCGCGACGCCCGAAGCGGGCGAGTACGTCGTCCTGACGAGCAAGACGGGCGTGGAACTACTCGCCGAGGCGGGGTGGTCACCCGGCGACGCGACGCTGGTCTGCATCGGCCCGTCGACGGCCGGGAACGCCCGCGACGCGGGGTGGACGGTCGATATCGTCCCCGAGGAATACACCTCCGCGGGACTGGTCGAACGGCTTCGAGACGAAGTCGGGGGCGCGACGGTGGAAGTCGCCCGGAGCGACCACGGTAGCAGCGTGCTCCTCGACGGCCTGCGCGAGGCCGGCGCCGAGGTGTACGAGACGGTGCTGTACCGACTCAGCGCGCCCGAGGGCGCCGGGCAGTCGACGGTGATGGCCGCCGGCGGGGAGTTGGAAGGAGTCTGTTTCAGTTCTTCCTTGACCGTGGAAAACTTCCTCGCGGCGGCCGAAGCGCGGGGCGTGCGCGAGGAAGCCATCGAGGGTCTGAACGGCGCTGTCGTCGGCGTCATCGGCCCGCCGACGCGAGAGACGGCCGAGTCGTACGGTATCGAGGTCGACGTGGTCCCCGAGAACGCCGACTTCGAGAAACTGGCGTGCGCCGTGGTGGAAGCGGCGGCGCCGACGTACCGCGAGTGA
- the hemC gene encoding hydroxymethylbilane synthase gives MKRGTLRLATRGSDLALRQAASVRDALADRRFDVELVEVDTRGDQIRDELIHRLGKTGAFVRALDEEVLDGELDAAVHSMKDMPTEQPSDLVVAGVPGRAAAGDLLLTTDGTELEDLPAGSVVGTSSLRRKAQILAARPDLEVEPLRGNVDTRVEKLLAPTLQREHEARVDDDREKKGNAAEAKASGEEYETEFDRSIDEWFNGLDEIERRALERDVETEYDAIVLAEAGLQRSGLLHRVDYQRLPPSEFVPSPGQGAIAVTARRDHENLDQMRDALDDPRTRVTTTVERTVLSELGGGCIAPIGVHAKLQGEHVHVTARVLSEDGEREVKANRDLPVRDHANAAAEFAADLADRGADDLIAAAREEADADDVGGGAREETDDDRSELDDVEPESDEA, from the coding sequence ATGAAACGCGGGACGCTCCGACTGGCGACGCGAGGCTCGGACCTCGCACTCCGGCAGGCGGCGAGTGTGCGCGACGCCCTCGCCGACCGTCGGTTCGACGTTGAACTCGTGGAGGTGGACACGCGCGGCGACCAGATACGCGACGAACTTATCCACCGACTCGGCAAGACCGGGGCGTTCGTCCGCGCCCTCGACGAGGAGGTGCTGGACGGCGAGTTGGACGCCGCCGTCCACTCGATGAAGGACATGCCGACCGAACAGCCCTCGGACCTCGTCGTCGCCGGCGTCCCCGGACGCGCCGCGGCCGGCGACCTGCTCCTCACGACCGACGGCACGGAGTTGGAGGACCTACCCGCGGGGTCGGTCGTCGGCACCTCCTCGCTCCGTCGGAAGGCGCAGATACTCGCCGCCCGGCCGGATTTGGAGGTCGAACCCCTCCGCGGCAACGTCGACACCCGTGTCGAGAAACTGCTCGCGCCGACGCTCCAACGGGAGCACGAGGCCCGCGTCGACGACGACAGGGAGAAGAAGGGCAACGCCGCCGAGGCGAAGGCCTCCGGCGAGGAGTACGAGACGGAGTTCGACCGCTCCATCGACGAGTGGTTCAACGGCTTGGACGAGATAGAGCGGCGCGCGCTGGAACGCGACGTGGAGACGGAGTACGACGCCATCGTCCTCGCGGAGGCCGGCCTGCAACGGTCGGGGCTGCTCCACCGCGTCGACTACCAGCGGCTCCCGCCGAGCGAGTTCGTCCCCTCGCCCGGACAGGGCGCCATCGCCGTCACGGCCCGCCGCGACCACGAGAACCTCGACCAGATGCGAGACGCCCTCGACGACCCGCGGACGCGCGTGACGACCACCGTCGAGCGGACGGTGCTCTCGGAACTCGGCGGCGGGTGCATCGCGCCCATCGGCGTCCACGCGAAACTGCAGGGCGAGCACGTCCACGTCACCGCGCGCGTCCTCTCGGAGGACGGCGAGAGGGAGGTGAAAGCGAACCGCGACCTGCCGGTGCGCGACCACGCGAACGCGGCCGCGGAGTTCGCCGCGGACCTCGCCGACCGCGGGGCGGACGACCTCATCGCCGCGGCGCGCGAGGAGGCGGACGCCGACGACGTGGGCGGCGGCGCGCGAGAGGAGACGGACGACGACAGGAGCGAACTCGACGACGTCGAACCAGAGAGCGACGAGGCGTGA
- a CDS encoding DMT family transporter, which produces MDRQTAWLVLIGAAFFETAWAVGLEYADGFSNLRATAFVAVTLVVSMAGLAKAVQVLPVGTAYAVWTGIGAVGTVVLGIALFDESTSPIRLACLAAIVAGVAGLRLAG; this is translated from the coding sequence GTGGACAGACAGACCGCCTGGCTCGTTCTGATCGGCGCCGCGTTCTTCGAGACGGCGTGGGCCGTCGGGTTGGAGTACGCCGACGGCTTCTCGAACCTCCGCGCGACGGCGTTCGTCGCCGTCACACTCGTCGTGAGCATGGCCGGCCTCGCGAAGGCCGTCCAGGTTCTTCCGGTCGGCACCGCCTACGCCGTCTGGACCGGTATCGGCGCGGTGGGGACCGTCGTCCTCGGCATCGCCCTGTTCGACGAGTCCACCTCGCCGATTCGACTCGCCTGCCTCGCGGCCATCGTCGCGGGCGTCGCCGGACTCCGTCTGGCGGGGTGA
- a CDS encoding DHH family phosphoesterase, protein MSADGVAESEAPVPEMRDHAADCAARLRAADEVLLASHIDADGLTSAAVAASALERAGIPFETVFSKQLDETEVARIAATDYDTVLFTDFGSGQLDIIAEHETAGEFSPVIADHHQPADADTEFHLNPLRFGVDGASELSGAGASYVLARALESEPGANRDLAALAVVGAVGDMQNSQGGLRGANAGIVADGVAAGVLEEATDLAIYGRQTRPLPKFLEYASDVRIPGISNDQNGAIQFLSELDLDLKSDGEWRRWVDLSMAERKTVVSALMRRAIASGVPAKRIDELVGTTYSLLDEEEGTELRDVSEFSTLLNATARYERADVGLAVCLGDRGEALDRARKLLRNHRRNLSEGLQWVKNEGVTVEDNVQWFDAGTRIRETIVGIVAGMAVGAAGIRGDVPILAFAEKSAEEVKVSARGTHALVRQGLDLSAVMREASRAVGGDGGGHDVAAGATIPADAREAFVREADRLVGEQLA, encoded by the coding sequence ATGAGCGCGGACGGCGTGGCGGAGTCGGAGGCACCGGTACCGGAGATGAGAGACCACGCCGCCGACTGCGCGGCGCGGTTGCGCGCGGCCGACGAGGTGCTCCTCGCCTCGCACATCGACGCCGACGGTCTGACCAGCGCCGCCGTCGCCGCTTCCGCCCTCGAACGGGCCGGAATCCCCTTCGAGACGGTCTTCTCGAAGCAACTGGACGAGACGGAGGTAGCGCGAATCGCCGCCACCGACTACGACACCGTCCTCTTCACCGACTTCGGGAGCGGCCAGTTGGACATCATCGCCGAACACGAGACGGCGGGCGAGTTCTCCCCGGTCATCGCCGACCACCACCAACCGGCCGACGCGGACACCGAGTTCCACCTCAACCCGCTTCGGTTCGGCGTCGACGGCGCCTCGGAACTGTCCGGCGCGGGCGCGAGTTACGTTCTCGCGCGGGCGTTGGAGTCCGAACCGGGTGCGAACCGCGACTTAGCGGCGTTGGCCGTCGTCGGCGCCGTCGGCGACATGCAGAACTCGCAGGGCGGGTTGCGCGGCGCGAACGCCGGTATCGTCGCCGACGGCGTGGCGGCGGGCGTGCTGGAGGAGGCGACGGACCTCGCCATCTACGGCCGGCAGACGCGTCCGCTCCCGAAGTTCCTGGAGTACGCGAGCGACGTGCGCATCCCCGGCATCTCGAACGACCAGAACGGGGCGATTCAGTTCCTCTCGGAACTCGATTTGGACCTCAAATCGGACGGCGAGTGGCGTCGGTGGGTCGACCTCTCCATGGCCGAACGGAAGACGGTGGTAAGCGCGCTGATGCGCCGCGCCATCGCCTCGGGCGTGCCCGCGAAGCGCATCGACGAACTCGTCGGGACGACCTACTCGCTGTTGGACGAGGAGGAGGGCACCGAACTCCGCGACGTGAGCGAGTTCTCCACCCTGCTCAACGCCACCGCGCGGTACGAACGCGCGGACGTGGGACTGGCGGTCTGTCTCGGCGACAGAGGCGAGGCACTCGACCGGGCGCGGAAACTGCTCAGGAATCACCGCCGGAACCTCTCGGAGGGGCTCCAGTGGGTGAAAAACGAGGGCGTCACCGTCGAGGACAACGTCCAGTGGTTCGACGCCGGGACGCGCATCCGCGAGACCATCGTCGGCATCGTCGCCGGGATGGCCGTCGGCGCGGCGGGCATCCGCGGCGACGTTCCCATTCTCGCGTTCGCCGAGAAGTCGGCAGAGGAGGTGAAGGTGTCCGCTCGCGGAACGCACGCCCTCGTTCGACAGGGGCTCGACCTCTCGGCGGTGATGCGGGAGGCGTCGCGCGCCGTCGGCGGCGACGGCGGCGGGCACGACGTGGCCGCCGGCGCGACCATCCCGGCGGACGCCCGCGAGGCGTTCGTCCGGGAGGCCGACCGCCTCGTCGGCGAGCAGTTAGCGTAA
- a CDS encoding ketopantoate reductase family protein, whose product MDVLVFGAGSLGTLVGALLARAHDVTLVGRDPHVSRVREGGVRVSGAVEARTAPAATTKYDGSAADLAVVAVKSFDTAAAADALGAGSFEVVCSLQNGLAEETLAARLDAPVLAGTATYGARLVEPGHVECTGVGRVVLGARSGGTDPRAERVGKAFRDAGIETLVASDMPRRLWEKLAVNAGVNAVTALARVENGALTDDPGRELARRATRETARVARAEGVSLSNRRALSALDEVVTATEANRSSMLQDVDDEKRTEVDAINGTVVERAERHRLDVPTNRTLAALLRTWEVGRGVRKAGGGSVPPESTSRGESRQ is encoded by the coding sequence ATGGATGTACTCGTCTTCGGCGCCGGGAGCCTCGGAACGCTCGTCGGTGCGCTTCTCGCGCGCGCGCACGACGTGACGCTCGTCGGCCGCGACCCGCACGTCTCGCGCGTCCGCGAGGGAGGCGTCCGCGTCTCCGGCGCCGTCGAAGCCCGCACCGCGCCCGCCGCGACGACCAAGTACGACGGCTCCGCCGCCGACCTGGCCGTCGTCGCCGTCAAATCGTTCGACACCGCCGCCGCGGCCGACGCTCTCGGCGCCGGGTCGTTCGAGGTGGTGTGCTCCCTACAGAACGGCCTCGCCGAAGAGACGCTCGCGGCGCGACTCGACGCGCCCGTCCTCGCCGGCACCGCGACGTACGGCGCGCGCCTCGTCGAACCCGGTCACGTCGAGTGCACCGGCGTCGGACGCGTCGTCCTCGGGGCGCGGAGCGGCGGCACCGACCCGCGCGCCGAACGGGTCGGCAAGGCGTTCCGCGACGCCGGAATCGAAACGCTGGTCGCGTCCGATATGCCCCGCCGCCTGTGGGAGAAACTCGCCGTCAACGCGGGCGTCAACGCCGTCACCGCCCTCGCGCGCGTCGAGAACGGCGCGCTGACCGACGACCCCGGACGCGAACTCGCCCGCCGCGCGACCCGCGAGACGGCGCGCGTGGCCCGCGCGGAGGGCGTCTCGCTGTCGAACCGACGCGCCCTCTCGGCGCTGGACGAGGTGGTTACGGCCACGGAGGCGAACCGGTCGTCGATGCTGCAGGACGTGGACGACGAGAAACGAACCGAGGTCGACGCTATCAACGGGACCGTGGTCGAACGGGCCGAGAGACACCGTCTCGACGTCCCGACGAACCGAACGCTGGCGGCTCTGCTCCGGACGTGGGAGGTCGGACGCGGCGTCCGTAAGGCGGGCGGGGGGTCGGTGCCGCCGGAGTCGACGTCCCGCGGCGAGTCGCGACAGTGA
- a CDS encoding PQQ-binding-like beta-propeller repeat protein: MRLPRLSRRRLVAAGGLSLVAGFGLDPSLATSAESGAATRTDGWPTARRDPARTGFDPDGDAPRGDFSLRWRASVPPVEYETRSFGVTEETVYVAGEGRLVALDAESGAARWQVSDRKARGHGQLRFSAPPTTVGETVVAACGFRVFGFDAGSGRFRWAYDNAAHGTAPLVVGRTGYWPNWNDGIAVVDVETGIPRERSPLPAGPSSTPDFSPLAARDGILVGRGDVPDELAAVDSRTGTRRWTVALDVASPGEVLPCLGPGAAFYGSGPLYAISLDDGEIRWESDADVSHADFHPVTDDERVYAVTGGERSAVVAFDAETGERVWRTVAPVESDAPPAVVDETLYAAAPTGFVVLDTADGTELARFEARENPGRARPPAVVDGTVYAGVDRALYAVEGTS; this comes from the coding sequence ATGCGCCTGCCGCGTCTCAGTCGACGCCGACTCGTGGCCGCAGGCGGTCTGTCTCTCGTCGCCGGGTTCGGTCTCGACCCGTCGCTGGCGACGAGCGCCGAGTCCGGGGCGGCGACCCGGACCGACGGCTGGCCGACGGCCCGTCGCGACCCCGCACGAACCGGGTTCGACCCCGACGGGGACGCCCCGCGCGGCGACTTCTCCCTTCGGTGGCGGGCGTCCGTTCCTCCCGTCGAATACGAGACGCGGTCGTTCGGCGTCACCGAGGAAACCGTCTACGTCGCCGGCGAGGGTCGACTCGTCGCCCTCGACGCCGAGAGCGGCGCCGCCCGCTGGCAGGTCTCCGATCGGAAGGCGCGGGGACACGGGCAGCTAAGGTTTAGCGCACCGCCGACGACGGTCGGCGAAACCGTCGTCGCGGCCTGCGGCTTCCGCGTCTTCGGATTCGACGCGGGCAGCGGTCGATTTCGTTGGGCGTACGATAACGCGGCTCACGGGACTGCTCCGCTCGTCGTCGGTCGGACGGGGTACTGGCCTAATTGGAACGACGGAATCGCGGTCGTCGACGTCGAGACGGGCATCCCGCGCGAGCGCTCGCCGCTCCCGGCCGGTCCCTCCTCGACTCCTGATTTCTCGCCGCTCGCCGCCCGCGACGGCATCCTCGTCGGACGCGGCGACGTGCCGGACGAACTGGCCGCGGTCGATTCGCGGACGGGGACACGTCGGTGGACGGTGGCACTCGACGTCGCGAGTCCGGGCGAAGTTCTCCCTTGTCTCGGTCCCGGCGCCGCTTTCTACGGAAGCGGACCGCTGTACGCGATTTCGCTCGACGACGGCGAGATCAGGTGGGAGAGTGACGCCGACGTCAGCCACGCAGACTTCCATCCGGTCACCGACGACGAACGCGTCTACGCCGTCACGGGCGGCGAACGCTCGGCCGTCGTCGCCTTCGACGCGGAGACGGGCGAACGTGTCTGGCGAACCGTCGCGCCCGTCGAGAGCGACGCTCCGCCCGCAGTCGTAGACGAGACGCTGTACGCCGCGGCGCCGACGGGATTCGTCGTCCTCGACACCGCGGACGGGACCGAACTCGCACGATTCGAGGCGAGAGAGAATCCGGGGCGCGCCCGTCCACCGGCCGTCGTCGACGGTACCGTCTACGCCGGCGTGGACCGGGCGCTGTACGCCGTGGAGGGGACGTCGTGA
- a CDS encoding DUF5783 family protein yields MTEFDPEKFEDKYVHYFPELQRAYKNAFSTMNDEYDSNLIHAIDQQILNESEPVYEDGEFRIDLPENPEERLTGVVVDDEKLDAVLERYVEELRAEHRRVFGLSG; encoded by the coding sequence ATGACCGAGTTCGACCCCGAGAAGTTCGAGGACAAGTACGTCCACTACTTTCCGGAACTCCAGCGCGCCTACAAGAACGCCTTCAGCACGATGAACGACGAGTACGACTCGAACCTCATCCACGCCATCGACCAGCAGATTCTGAACGAGTCCGAACCCGTGTACGAGGACGGCGAGTTCCGCATCGACCTGCCCGAGAACCCAGAGGAGCGACTGACGGGCGTCGTCGTCGACGACGAGAAACTGGACGCCGTGCTGGAACGCTACGTCGAGGAGTTAAGGGCCGAACACCGCCGTGTGTTCGGTCTGAGCGGGTGA
- a CDS encoding sulfatase, which yields MSTETPENVLFVVMDTVRKDRLGPYGYDRPTTPNLDAFAEEATVFEQAVAPAPWTLPVHASLFTGMYPSHHGADQENPYLEGATTLAETLSAAGYDTACYSSNAWITPYTHLTDGFDDQDNFFEVMPGEFLSGPLAKAWKTMNDNEALRAVADKLVSLGNTAHEYFAGGGGADSKTPAVIDRTAEFIDSSEESFAFINLMDAHLPYHPPEEFAEEFAPGVDSAEVCQNSKEYNAGARDIDDDEWEAIRGLYDAEIAHIDDQLGRLFDWLKETERWDDTMVVVCADHGELHGEHDLYGHEFCLYDPLVNVPLMVKHPALEEERREDQVELVDLYHTVLDALNVEGGTPASAGDDAVALDRTRSLLSASYREFADAGAETTNDDPGRVRDGEYAFVEYSRPVVELKQLEEKASDAGITLPEDSRFYSRMRAARRTDAKYVRIDRIPDEAYRLDEDPGETENVAESDDEAIAETESALSAFESNVGGAWTDALDADVSDESVDEMDDETQERLRDLGYLE from the coding sequence ATGAGCACCGAGACACCCGAGAACGTTCTCTTCGTCGTGATGGACACGGTGCGGAAGGACCGCCTCGGGCCGTACGGGTACGACCGGCCGACGACGCCGAACCTCGACGCGTTCGCCGAGGAGGCGACTGTCTTCGAGCAGGCGGTCGCCCCGGCGCCGTGGACGCTGCCCGTCCACGCGTCGCTGTTCACCGGTATGTACCCCTCGCACCACGGCGCCGATCAGGAGAACCCCTACTTGGAGGGGGCGACGACGCTCGCGGAGACGCTCTCGGCGGCGGGCTACGACACCGCCTGCTACTCCTCGAACGCGTGGATCACGCCGTACACCCACCTGACCGACGGCTTCGACGACCAGGACAACTTCTTCGAGGTGATGCCCGGCGAGTTCCTCTCGGGACCGCTGGCGAAGGCCTGGAAGACGATGAACGACAACGAGGCACTCCGCGCCGTCGCGGACAAACTCGTCAGCCTCGGCAACACCGCCCACGAGTACTTCGCGGGCGGCGGCGGCGCCGATTCGAAGACGCCCGCTGTCATCGACCGGACGGCGGAGTTCATCGACTCCTCCGAGGAGTCGTTCGCGTTCATCAATCTCATGGACGCGCACCTGCCGTACCACCCGCCCGAGGAGTTCGCCGAGGAGTTCGCCCCCGGCGTCGACTCCGCGGAGGTCTGTCAGAACTCCAAGGAGTACAACGCGGGCGCGCGCGACATCGACGACGACGAGTGGGAGGCCATCCGCGGCCTGTACGACGCCGAAATCGCCCACATCGACGACCAACTCGGCCGCCTGTTCGACTGGCTGAAGGAAACCGAAAGATGGGACGACACGATGGTCGTCGTCTGCGCCGACCACGGCGAACTCCACGGCGAACACGACCTGTACGGTCACGAGTTCTGCCTGTACGACCCTCTCGTGAACGTTCCCCTGATGGTGAAACACCCCGCTCTGGAGGAAGAGCGCCGCGAGGACCAGGTCGAACTGGTCGACCTCTACCACACGGTCCTCGACGCCCTCAACGTCGAAGGCGGAACCCCCGCCTCGGCCGGCGACGACGCCGTCGCCCTCGACCGCACCCGGTCGCTGCTCTCGGCGTCCTACCGCGAGTTCGCGGACGCGGGGGCCGAAACGACGAACGACGACCCCGGGCGAGTACGGGACGGCGAGTACGCGTTCGTGGAGTACTCCCGTCCGGTGGTCGAACTCAAGCAGTTAGAGGAGAAAGCGTCGGACGCCGGCATCACGCTCCCCGAGGACTCGCGGTTCTACTCGCGGATGCGCGCCGCGCGGCGCACCGACGCGAAGTACGTCCGCATCGACCGCATCCCCGACGAGGCCTACCGCCTCGACGAGGACCCCGGCGAGACGGAGAACGTCGCCGAGAGCGACGACGAGGCGATAGCCGAGACCGAATCCGCGCTCTCGGCGTTCGAGTCGAACGTCGGCGGCGCGTGGACGGACGCGTTGGACGCCGACGTCTCGGACGAGTCCGTCGACGAGATGGACGACGAGACGCAGGAACGCCTCCGCGACCTCGGCTACTTGGAGTAG
- a CDS encoding DUF7130 family rubredoxin-like protein — MTDEKPSVSIGRTVYTENGEKLGTVRGFDDDGFYVSTREGIVSLSVEHERAGHEFGEAELMWRCGTCGEMGDVEQMPDSCPNCGAEKEELYYWTED, encoded by the coding sequence ATGACCGACGAGAAACCCAGCGTCAGCATCGGACGCACCGTGTACACCGAAAACGGCGAGAAGCTCGGCACCGTCCGCGGATTCGACGACGACGGCTTCTACGTGTCGACCCGAGAGGGAATCGTCAGCCTCTCAGTCGAACACGAACGGGCGGGCCACGAATTCGGCGAGGCCGAACTCATGTGGCGGTGCGGCACCTGCGGCGAGATGGGCGACGTGGAGCAGATGCCCGACTCCTGTCCGAACTGCGGCGCCGAGAAGGAGGAACTGTACTACTGGACCGAGGACTGA
- a CDS encoding MFS transporter, whose protein sequence is MSESTGSEGGTWRSVAVVAGWQTAASLCYYSIFAATGFVRETFGVSESRVGLFLTAALLGYTVSLFPSGAAVDGYGEKRVMTVGLLALGVAAVGVTLAPTYALLLLAGALLGAAYSTAMPGTNRGIVAGAPPGRANLAMGLKQVGVTAGSGVSSLLITGIAAIAAWQVGFWAVAALAGVYAVGFGVVYRGKAGSGEVTWPEMGGLASNRAYVALVAAGFFLGASIFSMLGYTVLYVQDVVGTGAAVAGAVLAATQVTGSVGRIGAGTLADRLGGARGAATVALAQLVGGAALFAVLVNGGDSLLLTAAVFVGLGVTIHGSTGVFYSCLSSVVEDDDIGAATAGGQTGLNTGGLLAPPAFGLIVESAWGYDAAWAFVTALAVTGAVLLLVVRRRV, encoded by the coding sequence GTGAGCGAGTCGACGGGAAGCGAGGGTGGGACGTGGCGAAGCGTCGCCGTCGTCGCCGGCTGGCAGACGGCCGCCAGCCTCTGTTACTACAGCATCTTCGCCGCGACGGGGTTCGTCCGCGAGACGTTCGGCGTCTCGGAGTCGCGGGTGGGGCTGTTCCTCACCGCCGCGCTCCTCGGCTACACGGTGTCGCTGTTTCCCAGCGGCGCCGCCGTCGACGGCTACGGCGAGAAGCGCGTGATGACGGTCGGTCTGCTCGCACTGGGCGTCGCCGCCGTCGGCGTGACGCTGGCGCCGACGTACGCGCTGTTGCTCCTCGCGGGCGCGCTGCTCGGCGCGGCGTACTCGACGGCGATGCCGGGGACGAACCGCGGCATCGTCGCCGGCGCGCCCCCCGGCCGAGCGAACCTCGCCATGGGGCTGAAACAGGTCGGCGTCACCGCCGGGAGCGGCGTCTCCTCGCTTCTCATCACTGGCATCGCCGCGATAGCGGCGTGGCAGGTCGGATTCTGGGCCGTCGCCGCCCTCGCGGGCGTCTACGCCGTCGGCTTCGGCGTCGTCTACCGCGGGAAGGCGGGCAGCGGCGAGGTGACGTGGCCCGAGATGGGCGGCCTCGCGTCGAACCGCGCCTACGTTGCGCTGGTCGCCGCGGGCTTCTTCCTCGGGGCGTCCATCTTCTCGATGCTCGGCTACACCGTCCTCTACGTGCAGGACGTGGTGGGCACCGGCGCCGCCGTCGCGGGCGCGGTGCTCGCGGCGACGCAGGTGACGGGGAGCGTCGGGCGCATCGGCGCGGGGACCCTCGCGGACAGACTCGGCGGTGCGCGCGGCGCCGCCACCGTCGCCCTCGCGCAACTGGTCGGCGGCGCCGCGCTGTTCGCCGTCCTCGTGAACGGCGGGGACTCCCTCCTCCTCACCGCGGCGGTGTTCGTCGGCCTCGGCGTCACCATCCACGGGTCGACGGGCGTGTTCTACTCCTGTCTGAGCAGCGTGGTCGAGGACGACGACATCGGCGCGGCGACGGCGGGCGGGCAGACGGGGCTGAACACCGGCGGACTGCTCGCGCCGCCGGCGTTCGGCCTCATCGTCGAGTCTGCGTGGGGGTACGACGCGGCGTGGGCGTTCGTGACCGCGCTGGCCGTCACCGGTGCGGTGCTTCTGTTGGTCGTCAGACGGCGGGTGTGA